In Chryseobacterium oranimense, a single window of DNA contains:
- the paaB gene encoding 1,2-phenylacetyl-CoA epoxidase subunit PaaB, translated as MSQLDMWEVFIQTKPGLSHKHAGTVQAPTAEMALQNARDVYTRRKEGTCVWVVPSKYIVTSEGMDQDAFFDPADDKLYRHPTFYDIPNDVKNM; from the coding sequence ATGAGTCAATTAGATATGTGGGAAGTGTTTATTCAGACTAAACCGGGATTATCCCACAAACACGCCGGAACAGTTCAGGCACCAACAGCAGAAATGGCCTTGCAAAATGCAAGAGATGTTTATACAAGAAGAAAGGAAGGAACCTGCGTATGGGTAGTTCCAAGCAAATATATTGTGACTTCGGAAGGAATGGACCAGGATGCATTTTTTGATCCTGCAGACGATAAACTATACCGTCATCCTACGTTCTACGATATTCCTAATGATGTGAAAAATATGTAA
- the paaA gene encoding 1,2-phenylacetyl-CoA epoxidase subunit PaaA — MDLEKFVQYVHEENKVEPKDIMPDDYRKLLVRQISQHAHSEIVGMLPEANWISRAPSLRRKMALLAKVQDEAGHGLYLYAATETLGNGTIRADRDATYDDMLSGKAKYSSIFNYPTLSWADIGAIGWLVDGAAIMNQVMLMGNSYGPYSRAMVRICKEESFHQRQGYEILMALCRGTKQQKEMAQASLNRFWWPALMMFGPNDDSSPNSKISMNYRVKRESNDSLRQRFIDVTVSQAEFLGLTIPDKDLKWNEERQHYDFGELPWDEFMEILKGNGPANKKRIETKRKAQRENAWVKEAAVAFAEKSAKTIEK, encoded by the coding sequence ATGGACTTAGAAAAATTTGTTCAATACGTTCACGAAGAAAATAAAGTAGAGCCAAAAGATATCATGCCAGATGATTACAGGAAACTTTTGGTACGCCAGATCTCACAGCATGCCCATTCTGAAATTGTAGGAATGCTGCCGGAAGCCAACTGGATCTCAAGAGCTCCCTCATTAAGAAGAAAAATGGCTCTTTTAGCAAAAGTTCAGGATGAGGCAGGACATGGTTTATACCTTTATGCAGCTACTGAAACCTTAGGAAACGGAACCATCAGAGCGGACAGAGATGCAACTTATGATGATATGCTTTCCGGAAAGGCAAAATATTCAAGTATTTTCAATTACCCCACATTAAGCTGGGCGGATATTGGAGCTATAGGCTGGCTGGTAGATGGAGCTGCCATCATGAACCAGGTCATGCTGATGGGAAATTCTTACGGCCCTTATTCAAGAGCGATGGTAAGAATCTGTAAAGAAGAATCTTTCCACCAAAGACAGGGGTATGAAATTCTGATGGCACTTTGCCGTGGTACCAAACAACAGAAAGAAATGGCTCAGGCTTCGCTTAACCGTTTCTGGTGGCCGGCTTTAATGATGTTTGGCCCTAACGACGACAGTTCTCCAAACTCTAAAATCTCTATGAATTACAGAGTAAAACGTGAGAGTAACGACAGTCTTCGTCAGAGATTCATTGATGTTACCGTTTCTCAGGCTGAGTTTTTAGGATTAACAATTCCGGATAAAGACCTGAAATGGAACGAGGAAAGACAACATTATGATTTCGGGGAACTTCCTTGGGATGAATTCATGGAAATCCTTAAAGGAAACGGACCTGCCAATAAAAAGCGTATCGAGACTAAAAGAAAAGCTCAAAGAGAAAATGCATGGGTAAAAGAGGCAGCAGTGGCTTTTGCCGAAAAAAGTGCAAAAACAATAGAAAAATAA
- a CDS encoding phenylacetate--CoA ligase family protein, translating into MDFSVEYVKLDQLRQLQSDRLTDLVGYLGERSEFYRGKFNESGISPQDIRSIEDITKLPITYKQDLRDNYPFGLFTVPKNELQRIHCSSGTTGKPTVVGYTKEDVDLFSEVVARSLYAAGARPGMQLHNAYGYGIFTGGLGLHYGAEKLGMSVLPISGGMTARQVDLILDFKPEVICCSPSYALTIADEFANRGISADEISLKYAVLGSEPWTEIIRTHIEERLGLHATNIYGLSEIIGPGVSMEDFEEKGGAYIWEDHFYPEILDPVTKQPVPFGEEGVLVITTLTKKAMPLLRYWTNDITSLYYDENAKRTMVKMKPIKGRADDMLIVRGVNVYPSQIEEAFSHVKGVVPNYYLTPVEKEQMCVALDIDVEIDDDLVKEQKLYADTDDYFNFVGSFGKNIENEIKKRVGITTKVKIHAQDSLPKCEGGKINRILKK; encoded by the coding sequence ATGGATTTTTCAGTTGAATATGTAAAGCTCGACCAGTTGAGACAACTTCAGTCTGACCGGTTGACAGATTTGGTCGGCTATCTTGGAGAGAGATCAGAATTTTATAGAGGGAAATTTAATGAATCGGGAATATCTCCACAGGATATAAGGTCAATTGAAGATATCACGAAACTTCCGATTACTTACAAACAGGATCTGAGGGATAATTATCCGTTCGGATTGTTTACGGTTCCGAAAAATGAACTTCAAAGGATTCACTGTTCCAGTGGAACAACGGGAAAACCTACAGTGGTGGGCTATACCAAAGAAGATGTTGATCTTTTCAGTGAAGTAGTTGCCAGATCACTATACGCGGCGGGGGCAAGACCGGGAATGCAGCTGCACAATGCCTACGGATACGGAATTTTCACCGGAGGATTAGGACTTCATTACGGGGCAGAAAAATTAGGAATGAGCGTACTTCCGATTTCCGGGGGAATGACGGCCAGACAGGTTGATCTGATTCTGGACTTTAAACCTGAAGTTATTTGCTGCTCACCGTCTTATGCTTTGACGATTGCTGATGAATTTGCCAACAGAGGAATTTCTGCAGATGAAATCAGTCTTAAATATGCTGTATTAGGCTCAGAGCCATGGACAGAAATTATCAGAACCCATATTGAAGAAAGATTAGGTCTTCATGCAACCAATATCTACGGATTAAGCGAGATCATCGGTCCCGGAGTATCCATGGAAGACTTTGAAGAGAAAGGAGGGGCCTACATCTGGGAAGATCATTTTTATCCGGAAATTTTAGACCCGGTTACCAAACAACCCGTTCCGTTTGGAGAAGAAGGTGTCTTGGTAATTACGACTTTAACGAAAAAAGCAATGCCGCTTCTGCGTTACTGGACGAATGATATTACAAGCCTTTACTATGATGAAAATGCTAAAAGAACCATGGTAAAGATGAAGCCTATCAAAGGAAGAGCAGACGATATGCTCATTGTAAGAGGAGTAAACGTTTATCCAAGCCAGATAGAAGAAGCATTTTCGCATGTTAAAGGAGTGGTTCCCAACTATTACCTGACCCCTGTTGAAAAGGAACAAATGTGCGTAGCATTGGATATTGACGTAGAAATTGATGATGACTTGGTGAAAGAGCAGAAATTATATGCAGATACCGATGATTATTTTAATTTTGTCGGCAGCTTCGGAAAAAATATAGAAAACGAAATAAAAAAGAGGGTAGGAATTACCACGAAAGTAAAAATTCATGCCCAGGACAGCCTGCCAAAGTGCGAAGGTGGAAAAATTAATAGAATACTTAAAAAATAA
- a CDS encoding zinc metalloprotease, whose protein sequence is MKKLLFGALVLGFMSACNSDNISNQEEISQDPGAPAGFTNAKRGCPSDLIREKNLQNDPALRARFEANELQSEKFSRDLTMGKVLADGTVEIPVVFNVIYNTSTQNISDARIAEQIAVLNADYGATNTDINKIPAAFQPSAAGNVKISFKLVATNRKQYTKTGWRSDLEEMKKSTTGGINATDPTKNLNIWVVNSILDENSQPGTLGYAYYPESAGLWYDGLVIGYQYIGKTGASAPFNLGRTVTHEVGHYLNLPHLWGSSDTGCQTDYSNDTPVSPGPNYGTPTYPLNRVCGGVSRSQMFMNYMDYVDDKAMFMFSANQKTRMQAVVAAAGPRAGLR, encoded by the coding sequence ATGAAAAAACTATTATTCGGAGCTCTCGTTCTGGGCTTCATGTCAGCGTGTAACAGTGATAATATTTCAAACCAGGAGGAAATATCCCAGGATCCGGGTGCTCCTGCAGGGTTTACCAATGCAAAAAGAGGTTGCCCTTCCGACCTTATAAGAGAGAAGAATCTTCAAAATGATCCGGCACTGAGAGCCAGATTTGAAGCCAATGAATTACAATCTGAAAAATTTTCAAGAGATTTAACGATGGGTAAGGTACTTGCCGACGGAACCGTTGAAATACCGGTTGTCTTCAATGTAATCTACAATACTTCCACACAGAATATTTCTGATGCAAGAATTGCAGAACAGATCGCAGTACTGAATGCAGATTATGGAGCAACCAACACGGATATTAATAAAATACCTGCAGCATTTCAGCCATCTGCCGCTGGGAATGTTAAGATCAGCTTCAAGCTGGTAGCAACCAACCGTAAGCAATATACAAAAACAGGCTGGAGATCGGATCTGGAAGAAATGAAAAAATCCACAACAGGAGGGATTAATGCAACCGATCCTACTAAAAACCTGAACATCTGGGTAGTTAATTCTATTCTTGACGAAAATAGCCAGCCGGGAACTCTTGGGTATGCCTACTACCCTGAATCTGCAGGGCTATGGTATGACGGTCTTGTAATAGGTTATCAATATATCGGAAAAACAGGTGCTTCCGCTCCGTTTAACTTAGGAAGAACCGTTACACACGAAGTGGGCCACTACTTAAACCTGCCTCACCTTTGGGGATCTTCCGACACAGGCTGCCAGACCGATTACTCTAATGATACCCCAGTTTCTCCGGGACCTAACTACGGTACTCCTACTTACCCACTAAACAGAGTTTGCGGAGGAGTAAGCCGTTCCCAAATGTTTATGAACTATATGGATTATGTAGATGATAAAGCTATGTTCATGTTCTCTGCCAACCAGAAAACAAGAATGCAGGCTGTAGTAGCTGCAGCCGGACCAAGAGCCGGATTAAGATAA
- a CDS encoding 2-dehydro-3-deoxyphosphooctonate aldolase: MKRTLVFLFSSLIFLMACGTQSVATNVFDETYGYSEKNPVKVGNLNPANSIEYLSSLTGPNGEEVSFDRLGSCCAFKTKNALIGDMGLLDKYRVTYEGKKDTVYLYMNIYDKAELGTPKGFKRK, translated from the coding sequence ATGAAAAGAACATTGGTATTCCTTTTTTCATCATTAATATTTTTAATGGCATGCGGTACTCAATCTGTGGCAACAAATGTTTTTGATGAGACTTATGGATATTCAGAAAAAAATCCGGTGAAGGTAGGCAATTTAAACCCTGCAAACTCGATTGAATATTTATCATCATTAACAGGTCCCAATGGAGAGGAAGTCAGTTTTGACAGACTGGGAAGTTGCTGTGCTTTTAAGACTAAAAATGCATTAATCGGAGATATGGGACTTCTTGATAAATATCGGGTTACCTATGAAGGTAAAAAAGATACCGTTTATCTGTATATGAATATTTATGATAAAGCAGAATTAGGAACACCAAAAGGATTTAAAAGAAAATAA
- the clpB gene encoding ATP-dependent chaperone ClpB: MNLNQYTVKSQEAIQAAQQTAMEFGNQSIEPQHILEGIFQVDENISPFLLKKSEADANLVRERNRENIEKLPKVQGGNIYLSQSANKVLLDAPNVAKKMGDEYVTIEHLWLSLLETSSEVSKMLKDMGVTKSLLEGAIKELRKGSKATSASSEETYQSLNKYAKNFNELAAEGKLDPVIGRDEEIRRVLQILSRRTKNNPILIGEPGVGKTAIAEGIAHRIISGDIPENLMDKTLYSLDMGALIAGAKYKGEFEERLKSVVNEVIKSEGQIILFIDEIHTLVGAGGGDGAMDAANILKPALARGELRAIGATTLNEYQKYFEKDKALERRFQKVMVEEPDTESAISILRGIKDKYEAHHKVRIKDEAIIAAVEMSQRYISDRFLPDKAIDLIDEASAKLRMEINSKPEELDVLDRRLMQLEIELAAISREGNQTKIDHLKEDISKISEERNEINAKWLKEKQKSEDLTQIKKDIESLKLEAEKASRAGDYAKVAEIQYGKIKEKEDALQKLELEMQNHQNELIKEEVTAENISEVIAKWTGIPVTKLLQSEREKLLNLEAELHHRVVGQDEAIGAVADAIRRNRAGLSDEKKPIGSFLFLGTTGVGKTELAKALAEYLFDDENNMTRIDMSEYQERHSVSRLVGAPPGYVGYDEGGQLTEAVRRRPYSVVLLDEIEKAHPDVFNTLLQVLDDGRLTDNKGRVVNFKNSIIIMTSNLGSHLIQENFENITDENQDEIVNKTKEEVFDLLKQTLRPEFLNRIDEVVLFQPLSRKEIGKIVQYQLRGFNEMLAKRNIIMTATQDAIDYLMNKGYDPSFGARPLKRVIQQEVLNKLSKEILAGKVNDGDRIALDYFEETGLVFRPADQ; the protein is encoded by the coding sequence ATGAACTTAAACCAATATACTGTAAAATCACAAGAAGCCATCCAGGCAGCACAGCAGACTGCTATGGAATTTGGTAACCAGAGTATTGAACCGCAACATATACTTGAAGGTATTTTTCAGGTAGATGAAAATATTTCGCCTTTCCTATTAAAAAAGTCTGAAGCAGACGCCAATCTGGTTAGGGAGAGAAACAGAGAAAATATAGAAAAGCTTCCAAAAGTTCAGGGAGGAAATATTTATCTTTCTCAATCGGCCAACAAAGTTTTGCTGGACGCCCCGAATGTTGCCAAAAAAATGGGCGACGAATATGTAACAATCGAGCATTTATGGTTATCATTACTGGAAACCAGTTCTGAAGTATCCAAAATGCTGAAAGATATGGGCGTTACCAAAAGTCTTTTGGAAGGTGCCATTAAAGAATTAAGAAAAGGAAGTAAGGCAACCTCTGCAAGTTCAGAGGAGACTTACCAGTCTTTAAATAAATATGCTAAAAACTTTAACGAATTAGCAGCGGAAGGAAAGCTGGATCCGGTGATCGGGCGTGATGAAGAAATCAGAAGAGTGCTGCAGATTCTTTCGAGAAGAACAAAAAACAATCCGATTCTTATCGGAGAACCCGGTGTAGGGAAAACCGCAATTGCAGAAGGTATTGCACACCGTATTATTTCAGGGGATATTCCTGAAAACCTTATGGACAAGACTTTATATTCACTGGATATGGGTGCTCTGATTGCCGGAGCTAAATATAAAGGTGAGTTTGAGGAACGACTGAAATCTGTAGTGAATGAAGTGATCAAATCTGAAGGACAGATCATTCTTTTTATCGACGAGATCCACACTTTGGTGGGAGCAGGAGGCGGTGATGGAGCTATGGATGCGGCCAACATTCTTAAACCCGCTTTGGCAAGAGGTGAATTAAGAGCGATTGGTGCCACCACTTTGAATGAATACCAAAAGTATTTTGAAAAAGATAAAGCACTGGAGCGACGTTTCCAGAAAGTAATGGTAGAAGAGCCGGATACGGAGTCCGCGATTTCCATTCTGCGTGGTATTAAAGATAAATATGAGGCTCACCACAAAGTAAGGATCAAAGATGAAGCAATCATCGCCGCGGTGGAAATGTCTCAGAGATATATTTCAGACCGTTTCTTACCGGATAAGGCCATTGACCTTATTGATGAAGCTTCTGCAAAATTGAGAATGGAGATCAATTCAAAACCGGAAGAGCTGGATGTTCTGGACAGAAGATTAATGCAGCTGGAAATTGAGTTGGCCGCCATTTCAAGAGAAGGAAACCAGACTAAAATTGACCATTTAAAAGAAGATATTTCAAAAATTTCCGAAGAAAGAAATGAGATTAATGCAAAATGGCTGAAGGAAAAACAAAAATCTGAGGATTTAACACAGATTAAAAAAGATATTGAGTCTTTGAAACTGGAAGCAGAAAAGGCTTCAAGGGCAGGAGACTATGCAAAAGTAGCAGAAATTCAGTACGGAAAAATAAAGGAGAAAGAAGATGCTTTGCAAAAACTCGAACTGGAAATGCAAAATCATCAGAATGAATTGATTAAGGAGGAAGTCACTGCTGAAAATATTTCCGAGGTCATTGCAAAATGGACGGGAATTCCTGTCACCAAGCTTCTTCAGTCCGAAAGAGAAAAGCTATTGAACCTTGAAGCTGAGCTCCACCACCGTGTAGTTGGACAGGATGAAGCTATCGGGGCAGTTGCAGACGCGATCAGAAGAAACAGAGCGGGATTGAGTGATGAGAAAAAACCTATCGGGTCTTTCTTATTCTTAGGAACAACAGGGGTCGGTAAAACGGAGCTGGCTAAAGCGCTGGCAGAGTATTTATTTGATGATGAGAATAACATGACCAGAATCGACATGAGTGAATACCAGGAAAGACACAGTGTTTCCAGACTGGTAGGAGCTCCTCCGGGATATGTAGGTTATGATGAAGGCGGGCAGCTGACGGAAGCGGTAAGAAGAAGACCTTATTCTGTAGTTCTGCTTGATGAGATTGAAAAAGCGCATCCTGATGTGTTCAATACATTGCTTCAGGTCTTGGATGACGGACGTCTGACAGACAATAAAGGGCGTGTGGTGAATTTCAAGAATTCGATTATCATTATGACTTCGAATTTAGGTTCCCATCTGATCCAGGAGAATTTTGAAAATATTACGGACGAAAACCAGGATGAGATCGTCAATAAAACCAAGGAAGAAGTTTTTGATCTTCTGAAACAGACCTTGCGACCTGAATTCCTGAACAGAATAGATGAAGTGGTACTGTTCCAGCCTTTAAGCAGAAAAGAAATCGGAAAAATTGTTCAGTATCAGCTGAGAGGTTTTAATGAGATGCTGGCCAAGCGCAATATTATCATGACTGCCACTCAGGATGCCATAGATTATCTGATGAATAAAGGATATGATCCTTCTTTCGGAGCGAGACCACTGAAAAGAGTGATCCAGCAGGAAGTTTTAAATAAATTATCCAAAGAGATCCTTGCAGGAAAAGTAAATGACGGCGACAGGATTGCCCTGGATTATTTCGAAGAGACCGGTTTGGTTTTCAGACCGGCAGATCAATAA
- a CDS encoding sensor histidine kinase: MGKTELFTTLILFNIFFVLFVIAVMVYIRKYKQRKREYMNEIEVKNEIHKRELLATQLEIQQATMQQIGRELHDNIGQKLTLVSLYTQQLLYENRVPEVSERIDQVSQIINQSLQDLRSLSKTLTDDNINQKEIVTLIQEEVDNTNTFKRCNVTFEHNFRQLDLSFVHKNVLLRITQEFIQNSIKHANCKNILIKLNTSEDILWELDLKDDGIGFDSEKIKSNGIGLTNMKNRAAIIGADFTLESQENTGTSLHIILKKQP, translated from the coding sequence ATGGGGAAAACAGAGCTCTTCACAACCTTGATCTTATTCAATATTTTCTTTGTATTGTTTGTTATCGCAGTGATGGTTTATATCCGCAAATACAAACAACGCAAAAGAGAATATATGAATGAAATTGAAGTAAAAAACGAAATTCACAAGCGTGAGCTCCTCGCCACACAGCTTGAAATTCAGCAGGCGACCATGCAGCAGATAGGCCGCGAGCTTCATGACAATATCGGGCAGAAACTGACACTGGTAAGCCTTTATACCCAACAGCTTCTCTACGAAAACAGAGTTCCCGAGGTAAGCGAAAGGATCGATCAGGTGTCTCAGATCATCAACCAATCGCTCCAGGACCTCAGAAGTCTTTCAAAAACCCTGACAGACGACAATATAAACCAAAAGGAAATTGTAACTTTGATTCAGGAGGAGGTAGACAATACCAATACGTTTAAAAGGTGCAACGTGACTTTTGAACATAATTTCAGACAGCTTGATCTGAGCTTTGTTCACAAAAATGTACTGCTCAGGATTACCCAGGAATTTATCCAGAACAGCATCAAGCATGCCAACTGCAAAAATATCCTGATCAAACTGAATACGTCTGAAGATATACTCTGGGAGCTGGACCTTAAAGATGACGGTATTGGATTTGACAGCGAGAAAATAAAATCAAACGGCATAGGCCTGACCAATATGAAAAACAGAGCGGCGATCATAGGTGCCGATTTCACTCTTGAAAGCCAGGAAAATACCGGAACTTCACTCCATATTATTTTAAAGAAACAGCCATGA
- the paaC gene encoding 1,2-phenylacetyl-CoA epoxidase subunit PaaC — protein MNPLYNYLLKFADDSFIMGQRLSEWCGEGPYLEEDIALTNIALDELGQANNFYQYASRVADNGKSEDDLAFLRYEHEYVNAHWVELPNEDYAQTILKVYVFSVYQKLMYEALSNSADEQISALAQKSLKEVKYHYTHASSWMKIFAQGTEESKSRLIKAIQNIWEYTKGLFAKVEGEDDLIALNIAPNVDELYKEFVAITTKDFQEYGLAFPENPFMQPKSRTGYHTEYFGFILCELQYMQRAYPGCTW, from the coding sequence ATGAATCCACTATATAATTATTTATTGAAATTTGCCGATGACAGTTTCATCATGGGGCAGAGGTTATCCGAATGGTGTGGTGAAGGCCCATATCTGGAAGAAGATATTGCTTTGACGAATATCGCACTGGATGAACTCGGGCAGGCCAATAACTTTTATCAGTATGCTTCAAGAGTTGCTGATAACGGTAAGAGTGAAGATGATCTGGCATTTTTAAGATATGAGCATGAATATGTAAATGCCCATTGGGTAGAGCTTCCCAATGAAGATTATGCCCAGACCATTCTTAAAGTATACGTTTTCTCTGTATACCAGAAGCTGATGTACGAAGCATTATCCAATTCTGCAGATGAACAGATTTCTGCTCTTGCTCAGAAATCTTTGAAGGAAGTAAAATACCATTATACACATGCCTCTTCCTGGATGAAAATCTTTGCCCAGGGAACGGAAGAAAGTAAGAGCCGTTTGATAAAAGCTATTCAAAATATCTGGGAGTATACCAAAGGCTTATTCGCAAAAGTGGAAGGAGAAGATGATTTAATTGCTTTAAACATTGCTCCGAATGTTGATGAATTATACAAAGAATTTGTAGCGATTACAACAAAAGATTTCCAGGAATATGGATTGGCATTTCCGGAAAACCCATTCATGCAGCCAAAATCCAGAACAGGATATCATACAGAATATTTCGGATTTATTCTTTGTGAGCTTCAGTACATGCAGAGAGCTTATCCGGGGTGTACGTGGTAA
- a CDS encoding TetR/AcrR family transcriptional regulator translates to MFKIITLNQFINPRIITFAFYQMELKEKQRKILDVAVELFKEKGYMGSSVRDLATKLNIKAASLYAHIRSKEEILEWICFGIAQEFFDELQEVKNTDIAPKDKLNLFLDKHLSVVLKNRDVTHIYSNEWRHLEERLPEFVELRKNYQEEVEQLISEIYKAENWELKSPTFTTRFILHTLNNSYFWFKRNTESTTEITDEIRAKLLYGLLGNQK, encoded by the coding sequence GTGTTTAAAATCATAACGTTAAATCAATTTATTAACCCTAGAATAATTACTTTTGCATTTTACCAGATGGAGCTTAAAGAAAAACAAAGGAAAATTTTAGACGTAGCCGTAGAACTTTTCAAGGAGAAAGGTTATATGGGCAGCTCGGTTCGGGACCTGGCTACAAAGCTTAATATAAAAGCTGCGTCACTGTATGCCCATATCCGTTCAAAAGAAGAAATCCTTGAATGGATCTGTTTTGGTATCGCACAGGAATTTTTTGATGAACTCCAGGAAGTAAAAAATACAGACATTGCGCCAAAAGATAAGCTCAATCTATTTTTGGATAAGCACTTATCGGTAGTTCTTAAGAACAGGGACGTTACCCATATTTACTCTAATGAATGGAGGCATCTTGAAGAAAGACTCCCCGAATTTGTTGAACTCAGGAAAAACTATCAGGAAGAAGTGGAACAGTTGATTTCCGAGATTTATAAAGCTGAAAACTGGGAACTGAAATCACCGACTTTTACAACAAGATTCATTCTTCATACCCTGAACAACTCTTATTTCTGGTTTAAAAGAAATACAGAATCTACCACCGAAATTACAGATGAGATCCGCGCGAAGCTCCTTTATGGCCTATTAGGAAACCAAAAGTAG
- a CDS encoding response regulator transcription factor — protein sequence MKKTIVIVDDHVLIAKALEGIIDNFNEFEVIYVCENGKDLIQKFEDNGKIPDIVLLDISMPIMDGFETAAWLTLHHPDIKVMALSMQGDDNSVIKMIKNGAKGYLLKNTHPKDLETALTKLNSDGFFYPEWASKIIFSNLNKEKEAENAVKISDREREFLKYTVTELSYKEIADKMCCSPRTVESYRDQLCDKLDLKTRVGLAVFAIKNGFAG from the coding sequence ATGAAAAAAACAATAGTGATTGTTGATGATCACGTACTTATTGCCAAAGCACTGGAAGGAATTATTGATAATTTTAATGAATTTGAAGTCATCTACGTATGTGAGAACGGAAAAGACCTGATCCAGAAATTTGAAGATAACGGTAAAATCCCGGATATTGTTCTGCTGGACATCAGTATGCCTATTATGGATGGCTTTGAAACTGCCGCCTGGCTTACACTGCACCATCCGGACATCAAAGTGATGGCACTTAGTATGCAGGGAGACGACAACAGTGTTATTAAAATGATCAAAAACGGAGCAAAAGGATATTTGCTGAAAAATACCCACCCGAAGGATCTGGAAACTGCCCTCACAAAATTAAATTCTGATGGATTTTTCTACCCGGAATGGGCTTCAAAAATTATATTCTCAAACCTGAACAAGGAAAAGGAAGCAGAAAATGCTGTAAAAATATCCGACCGCGAAAGAGAATTCCTGAAATACACCGTCACAGAGCTAAGCTACAAGGAAATTGCAGACAAAATGTGCTGCAGCCCGAGAACGGTAGAAAGCTACAGAGATCAGTTATGTGATAAGCTGGATCTTAAAACGAGGGTTGGACTGGCTGTTTTTGCTATTAAAAATGGTTTTGCTGGCTGA
- a CDS encoding 2Fe-2S iron-sulfur cluster-binding protein encodes MNSFYKLKTVKVQKDTSDAVNVAVEIPEELKDKFRFKQGQYLNFRMMIDGNEERRSYSICNAPSEKSNTLEVLVKLLEGGKVSGYFNEHLHMDEVLEVMPPMGGFNTSYHPSNVKTYVGLAAGSGISPVLSNIKESLYQEPNSCAYLFYSNRSMNHVMKRSEIDKLVEQFNGRLKVIYLVSREKHEDPVFEGRISAEKLEQLFERYTDIDVKEATYFICGPAEMIKGIADYLKKDKKVPAIQVLFEYFTAPDEENSEEMSEEFKAIANIESMVTVIIDDDEYSFHLNSKKESILDKALKDNLPVPFACKGGVCCTCKAEVLEGEVFMEKNFALTEEEVARGYVLTCQCHPTTNVVMLNYDV; translated from the coding sequence ATGAATTCATTTTATAAACTTAAAACGGTAAAAGTTCAGAAAGATACCTCTGATGCGGTGAACGTGGCAGTGGAAATTCCTGAGGAGCTGAAGGATAAGTTCAGGTTCAAGCAGGGACAATATCTTAATTTCCGGATGATGATCGACGGGAATGAAGAAAGACGCTCTTATTCTATCTGCAACGCTCCAAGTGAAAAAAGCAATACGCTGGAAGTATTGGTTAAGCTTTTGGAAGGTGGAAAGGTTTCAGGATATTTTAATGAGCATCTTCATATGGACGAGGTGCTGGAAGTAATGCCTCCGATGGGCGGTTTCAATACTTCTTATCATCCCAGTAATGTAAAAACCTATGTAGGTTTGGCAGCGGGGAGCGGTATCAGCCCGGTTTTATCCAATATTAAGGAAAGTCTTTATCAGGAACCCAACAGCTGTGCTTATCTGTTCTACAGCAACAGAAGTATGAATCATGTAATGAAAAGGTCCGAAATTGATAAATTGGTTGAGCAGTTTAACGGAAGACTGAAAGTAATCTATCTGGTAAGCCGTGAAAAGCATGAAGATCCTGTATTCGAAGGAAGAATTTCCGCAGAAAAACTGGAGCAGCTGTTTGAAAGATATACGGATATTGATGTAAAAGAAGCTACGTATTTTATCTGCGGACCAGCAGAAATGATTAAAGGAATTGCAGATTATCTGAAGAAAGATAAAAAAGTACCTGCTATCCAGGTATTGTTTGAATATTTTACTGCTCCCGACGAAGAAAATTCGGAGGAGATGAGTGAAGAATTCAAAGCGATAGCCAATATTGAAAGTATGGTAACGGTCATCATTGATGATGATGAATATTCGTTCCACCTTAATTCCAAAAAAGAAAGTATCTTAGATAAAGCATTAAAAGACAATCTCCCGGTGCCGTTTGCATGTAAAGGAGGAGTATGTTGTACGTGTAAAGCAGAAGTTCTGGAAGGTGAAGTTTTCATGGAAAAGAATTTTGCGCTTACCGAAGAAGAAGTAGCCAGAGGTTATGTTCTGACATGTCAATGTCACCCGACTACGAACGTGGTGATGCTTAATTATGACGTTTAA